From a region of the Thermosipho melanesiensis BI429 genome:
- a CDS encoding PQQ-binding-like beta-propeller repeat protein, with amino-acid sequence MRKNFSSFFYILVLIVIMIVLYGCSQPSVLLNNPPLAPSIPFPLDGATNVNITPTLSWECSDPDGDSLSYDIYFGTDPNKLPVIKDDHPSTSLVLETISGYKELQNETTYYWMVVAKDSKGGVTPSPIWSFTTSKPARLKWKFETYNTITPGPAIASDGTIYIGSNDNNLYAINPDGSLKWKYNLGSPIYSSPSISFDGTIYVVSWYKIYAINPDGTLKWEKDYDIGEPVSPAIGDDGTIYAGGSYDFKAINPDGSIKWVFDDNVSFRGSSPAIGPDGTIYVGSSDTNYFYAINPDGTLKWKFEANYVIKSSPAIGEDGTIYVGSNDDNLYAINPDGTLKWKFETGDDITTSPVIGEDGTIYVGSWDDNLYALNPDGTLKWKFNVSSLIYSSPVIGSDGIIYVSTYYYLYAVNKDGTLLWKFSNFKGVSRSLVESHLSLSTDGTLYASCWDDNLYAIETDSPGLANSPWPKFQKNNRNTGNYNDGQ; translated from the coding sequence ATGAGGAAAAATTTTTCAAGCTTTTTTTATATTTTAGTACTTATTGTAATTATGATAGTATTGTATGGGTGTTCTCAGCCTTCAGTGTTATTGAATAATCCACCTTTGGCTCCTTCTATTCCGTTTCCTTTAGATGGAGCAACAAATGTAAATATTACTCCTACACTTTCGTGGGAATGTTCAGATCCAGATGGCGATTCTTTATCTTACGATATTTACTTTGGTACTGATCCTAACAAACTTCCTGTGATAAAAGATGACCATCCTTCAACAAGTTTAGTTCTTGAAACAATATCAGGATATAAGGAATTACAAAACGAAACAACATATTATTGGATGGTAGTTGCAAAAGATAGCAAAGGAGGAGTAACGCCAAGCCCCATTTGGAGTTTTACTACTAGTAAACCAGCAAGATTAAAATGGAAGTTTGAAACGTATAATACTATAACTCCTGGACCAGCAATAGCTTCTGACGGGACAATTTACATTGGATCTAACGATAACAATCTTTATGCGATTAATCCTGATGGTAGCTTAAAGTGGAAATATAATTTAGGATCGCCTATATATTCTTCACCATCCATTTCTTTTGATGGAACAATTTATGTGGTAAGTTGGTATAAAATCTATGCAATAAACCCAGATGGTACTTTAAAATGGGAAAAAGATTATGATATTGGTGAACCAGTAAGCCCAGCAATTGGAGATGATGGAACAATTTATGCAGGAGGTTCTTATGATTTTAAAGCAATAAATCCAGATGGAAGTATTAAATGGGTATTTGATGATAATGTAAGTTTCAGAGGTTCAAGTCCAGCTATAGGCCCAGATGGGACAATTTATGTTGGTTCATCTGATACAAATTATTTTTATGCGATAAATCCAGATGGTACTTTAAAATGGAAATTTGAAGCAAATTATGTTATAAAGTCGTCCCCTGCAATAGGTGAAGATGGAACAATTTATGTTGGTTCAAATGATGATAATCTTTATGCTATAAACCCAGATGGTACTTTAAAATGGAAATTTGAAACAGGTGATGATATTACAACAAGTCCAGTAATTGGTGAAGATGGGACTATTTATGTTGGAAGTTGGGATGATAATCTGTATGCATTAAATCCAGATGGCACGCTAAAATGGAAATTTAATGTGAGTTCTTTGATTTATAGTAGCCCTGTTATTGGTTCTGATGGGATAATTTATGTGAGTACATATTACTATTTATATGCAGTGAATAAAGATGGCACATTGCTGTGGAAATTTAGTAATTTCAAAGGTGTTTCAAGATCGCTTGTTGAATCACATTTATCTTTATCAACTGACGGTACTTTGTATGCTTCATGTTGGGATGATAATTTATACGCTATTGAAACTGATAGTCCAGGGCTAGCAAATTCACCTTGGCCAAAATTTCAAAAGAATAATAGAAACACTGGTAATTATAATGATGGGCAATAA